The Triticum urartu cultivar G1812 chromosome 5, Tu2.1, whole genome shotgun sequence genome contains the following window.
CCGAACCACCTCAAGAAGAGACCCCTGGCACCCACCCGATGAACAACGAAACCTGCGCCACCAAGATGAGGGATCCACACTTTCAAAAAAAAAGATGAGGGATCCACCGGACATTGTCGCAAAGTAGCCGTCCAGCTGACAccttttttttttttgagacgCCTGAGAGGGCCCCCGGCTGTTAAGGATTAATTAAATCCTAATAATCAATACTTAGGTCGGTTGTTTAGTTTAGCAACCGTGACTATGTAATTACCGCTTCTGTACATGGATATAAATACCCTATTCTTCAGTCAATGCAGTTACTGTTCAATCCATTcgttcctctctctctttttcttctttaCACGTTATCAGCACTTTGCCCTAACCTGGAGCGAGCGATTAGGCCACCCACATCAATCCGTCACCGGCGACGTCCTTGATGCCCGAGAGGCAGCAAGGTTTCTCCGACACGACCGGATGCCCAGCGTTCCTTGACGCATCTCGTTGTCCCCGGCGGCAGCCCATGCCCTCCGGCGCGTGGTGCGAGCACGCCTCACCCTGCAGAGCGGCACGGCGGCGCAGGTCTCCAGACGGCGCGTGGTCGCGTGGCCTCGACCTCCCGCATCAGCCCGAGGCGTTCGCGGCACAGGCGCAGGCGCTGCGAGTCTCTCGATCAGGGAAGAAACCAGATGCAAAGAGAAAGAAAGCACAAAATTCAGAGAAAGGCCAAGAACAGCAGAACGGCAAGGGGATCAGAAGAAAACATACAAGATCCCTGTGACACATCTCATACAAAACGACAATAATGCAAAGACCAACTCTGCATCATACATCAATCAGGTGATTCAATTCCGATTTCGTTATACTAACCTCTAGTGCATCGTTTTTAATGCCGTCCAAAGCAAACTTCGGCAGCAACCCATGGCCCGGTCGACGTTTACCTCGGCTAGGCTCCTCGCGGAGCGGCGACATCCTTCGGCCCGGCTGCTCCCAGCGCTGCACCCCGAGGCGGCCGTGGACCACGGCCCCGGCGTGGCGGAGGATGCACTCCGGGCCTGCATCTTTTTCGATGAGGCGGCCAGGCGCGTAACGCACAGCGGCGGCAGCGGCCAACGGCCGGTGCCCGGCATGGCAACGCCCGGCAGCAAACACGGTGTCTCGCGGCTCCGCGGCGGCGGCCATCGGCCGGCGTGCGGCAGCGCGGTCCTCAGCCCGGGCAGAGGCAGCCCACGAGGCGCAAAACGCGGCGGCGCAACCATCGGTCTGCCCGCACTGCACAGCGGCAGCAGTTACCATGGCCACGACGCTCGCATAGGATAAGAAATTGGGGATCTTATCTTCTTTGGAATTTATTCAATTCAACCCTGTACTTAGAGATAATCATATCTTGCCCCTGCAGTTTCAGATCCAGTAAGACTTAACTGGGATTTACTAAACCGCATGTTTTAGTACCCAGATTTCTGAAATTGTCATTCAGTCTCTAACACTTGCGGTTGCAGTTTTAAGTCTACAGACTTTGTTTGGTCTGCATTTTAATCTATGTGCTTGCTGTAAAGCATATTAAAAAAGTTGTAATGTGTTCAATCTTCTTGCCTCATGCAATCTCTATAACACGTAACTATGTACAACAACTCTATTTTGGCAATTGAAATATATTTTTCTTGCAAATGTTGATGTAAACTCATACTACAAAATTATAGTATGAGACTATCTTCAAATTTTATTTGTGAACCACAAGGTATTGGTGACATCTACTGCATCATTTGCAGATTATCCATCACTATTGTGAGGTCTACATCTTGTCACTTTAACAAGATGACTACCTTCAAAGTGCTATTCCAAATATTAATATTAGATGTGACTACCTCAAGATATCATAAGGTAATACTGGCATCTACTGCAAATTTTGCAGACTATCCACTATTACTGTAAGGTCTACATCATGTCACTTTGATAGATAATTACCTTCAAAGTgatttcatatatttagcataacaTAAGGTAATAGAATTATGAACATCTACTGACAAAAGTCAGACTATGTTTTCTATTACTGCGAGATCTACACCACATCCGGTGACTATCTTCAAAGTGTTATCCTATATAAATTGAGGTCTACACATATGAGTATATAGCATCAGCTATCGTAAAACTTTGCTCCTCTGAAGCAATTGTTGTTGTTCACTAAAAAGAAGATATTTACTCTCATAGTAAAAGGTATCCATGAATGAACACTACATGCTGAAATAACATATATGTTTCATGAATATTAGTTAATTAAGCCTCACTTTGCTTGAAAAAGTCATAGAATATTACGCAAGTATTGTCATATCCTGATAATTACCTTCTATTACATAAGTAAAATACATGGCAATGGAGCGTATGTCACTATTTATAATTATGGTGTCGTCCATCCATCAAGATGGATCCCATAATTTATGGTACCGATTGAGTGTCTCAACATTTTCGCAATGTCCACATCACATTGTGGTTATACTTTCATAGTGACTAAACTAATGTTAAACATGCAACGTCTATGTTTCTGGCGGTGACTCTAAAGTTGCAACGCTCATATGCATTTTATGTGTCACCAACTTCACTTAGTTCTCAAACTAAGTACATAATGGATGAATATTTATTCATCTCGAATGTTTCACTTAAGAGAAACATGCTGCCATGAGCACATCGCGAATGATCACCCATTCGTTTTTCAAGACCTCAAGTCTATCGCAGCTCACAATTCTGTCATTTAATCAACTTCAAGTTGAGATCCCATGATCAAATATTTTCATATGTAATCCGGTTGAAAACCCCTTAATACCCTTTACATCCTCATATGATGGTATTATCATTTTTCCATGATGGAGAAACATGGAATTTCTTAAAATCATCAGATTCACCCAACGGGTTCTAACCCATTATTTGTAATTCTTGCTAGTATGAGGACTTCAAAGACAACCGAAGACGGAATTACCTCTTAATAGGGAATAAATCGTTTTCAAACGATCACAAAGACAACTCTCAAGTTTGTCAAATGTGTGGTTATACAAACATCGCACCTATGATTACCAAACCCTCAAAGCTATGGTCAAACCACACTGCAAATTTATTGAAAAGGAAAATAAGTTCATTGGATTGTTCTCAAATCTTCATCAGAAGGAGAGAACCAAAATCTAGTGCAATAAAAGGATGGTAAATTCCTTTGCAATGATGATATGTTTGTGTAATGGAATTTTCAATAATACTGGAGACCTCATGCAATCTCTTAattatcccaaaaatttattAGCCTATACTTGTTGTACTACAAGTAGTGCGATGTTCAATATCTTATTTCTCGGACATGATATTCGATAAATTTTGAATGTATGAATCAAGTAATACTCAATATTGTTGCGTACACAATAATTTTCTAGATCTTAATATATTAAATATTTGGCTTGGTAGCCTTAACCATCCTGGTTTGGGGATGATTAGAAAATTATTGACAATTCTGTTGGTCACAACTTATCAAGTTACAAATTTTCCCAAATCATCAGATTTTATGTGCACCGCAGGTGCCATAGGGGAAATAAGTTTTAAGGCACTCTCACCTTAAAATTCTAAGCAAGACACTTATTCTTCCTTGAACACATTCAAAAGATATGTCTGGATTGCTTAACCATTATATGGGGTAATTTAGATACTTCATGATACTCATATACACATTCATAAAATGTTTTTAAGTGTGTCTCTTATCACACACAAGCATGCATGATCTTACTAAATAAATTACTCAACTTATCAAAGTAGGAGCAAATTCTCCTGAAAACATGATCTATAAACCCATTCGAATGAACAGTGTTGTTGAACTAATTCAATGAGAATTTTTTTGTATTAGGTACTTTATGTGCATACCCAGAATGGTTTAGCTAAATTTCTTATCAAAGAGAGTTAAATGAATTACATGACCACTTTTAAAGAATTGTAAATTTACCAGCCTCTTGCTGGACACATACGGCCTCACACACCGTAAGTATGATCTAACTCATACCAACTGCATATCATACTACTTTCCCCTTGTAGTAACTACGTGGAAATCAACAAAGTATTTCCCATCTGCGATAATTCGGTTACATACCAATATCACCACTCCAGCGTACATCAATGGACACTCATAGAAAATTAGGGATCTTGTGAGGAATGACAATTTATCCGTCAATCAAAATTATTCATAGCCAGCAATAAGGATATTTTCCGGCATTAGGGGGAGATAAGTACCATAAAAATGCCGAGAAATAAATTAGA
Protein-coding sequences here:
- the LOC125511571 gene encoding uncharacterized protein LOC125511571 — encoded protein: MVTAAAVQCGQTDGCAAAFCASWAASARAEDRAAARRPMAAAAEPRDTVFAAGRCHAGHRPLAAAAAVRYAPGRLIEKDAGPECILRHAGAVVHGRLGVQRWEQPGRRMSPLREEPSRGKRRPGHGLLPKFALDGIKNDALERLRLCRERLGLMREVEATRPRAVWRPAPPCRSAG